In a single window of the Melissococcus plutonius ATCC 35311 genome:
- the mnmG gene encoding tRNA uridine-5-carboxymethylaminomethyl(34) synthesis enzyme MnmG, whose protein sequence is MEQFQADTYDVIVVGAGHAGSEAALSAARMGCKTLLLTINLDMVAFMPCNPSVGGPAKGVVVREIDALGGEMGRNIDKTSIQMRMLNTGKGPAVRALRAQADKQEYATEMKKTIEKEKNLTLRQGIVEQLVVEDGICKGVITSTGAIYQSQAVIITAGTSLRGEIIIGELKYSSGPNNSQPSVGLANHLKELGFEIARFKTGTPPRVKSSTIDYNATEEQAGDKAINYFSYRTKEEAYSKEQRSCWLTYTNEMTHEIIRKNLHRAPMFTGIVEGVGARYCPSIEDKIVRFEDKSRHQLFLEPEGLNTEEVYVQGLSTSLPEDVQTNVLHSIDGLEKAEMMRTGYAIEYDVVVPHQLRPTLETKIINNLYTAGQTNGTSGYEEAAGQGLMAGINAALKIKGKAPFIMKRSDGYIGVMIDDLVTKGTNEPYRLLTSRAEYRLLLRHDNADLRLTEKGYAMGLVKEEQYQEYLIKKATIEKEIAFLQTTRIKPTDDVQQFLTEKGSVPLKDSLLASDFLKRPEINFHDLQQFIPNSDQTLNDKVIEQVEIQIKYEGYIKKAVEKVDKLKRMEAKRIPENIDYYAINGLATEAKQKLQKIQPETMAQASRISGVNPADLSILMVYIEQGKIAKVKS, encoded by the coding sequence GACCGGCTAAGGGAGTAGTAGTTAGAGAAATCGACGCACTAGGTGGAGAAATGGGTCGAAATATTGATAAAACTTCAATTCAAATGCGTATGTTAAATACAGGAAAAGGACCAGCAGTACGTGCGCTGCGTGCACAGGCGGACAAACAAGAGTATGCGACAGAAATGAAAAAAACCATCGAAAAAGAAAAAAATCTAACTTTACGACAAGGAATTGTTGAGCAACTCGTAGTAGAAGACGGAATTTGTAAGGGTGTTATCACTTCAACTGGTGCTATTTATCAAAGTCAGGCAGTGATTATTACGGCTGGTACGTCTCTTCGTGGAGAAATCATTATTGGTGAATTAAAATACTCTTCAGGACCAAACAACTCACAACCTTCTGTTGGATTAGCGAATCATTTAAAAGAACTTGGTTTTGAAATTGCTCGTTTTAAAACCGGAACACCACCACGTGTTAAATCAAGTACTATTGATTATAATGCAACAGAGGAACAAGCTGGTGATAAAGCAATTAATTATTTTAGTTATCGTACTAAAGAAGAAGCTTATAGCAAAGAACAACGTTCTTGCTGGTTAACTTATACGAACGAGATGACACATGAGATTATTCGTAAAAATTTACATAGAGCACCCATGTTTACTGGGATTGTAGAAGGTGTGGGTGCCAGATATTGTCCTTCTATTGAAGATAAGATTGTTCGTTTTGAAGATAAATCTCGTCACCAATTATTCTTGGAACCAGAGGGATTGAATACAGAAGAAGTCTATGTACAAGGACTGTCTACTTCATTACCAGAAGACGTTCAAACGAATGTTTTACATTCAATTGATGGTTTGGAAAAAGCTGAAATGATGCGTACTGGTTATGCTATTGAATATGATGTAGTTGTTCCTCATCAATTACGACCTACCCTTGAGACAAAAATAATTAATAATTTATATACAGCAGGTCAAACAAATGGAACAAGCGGTTACGAAGAAGCAGCTGGTCAAGGATTAATGGCAGGCATTAATGCAGCACTTAAGATAAAAGGCAAGGCACCTTTTATTATGAAACGAAGTGATGGCTATATTGGTGTAATGATTGATGACTTAGTGACAAAAGGCACAAATGAACCTTATCGATTACTTACCTCAAGAGCTGAATATCGTTTATTATTAAGACATGATAATGCTGATCTACGACTAACGGAAAAAGGATATGCCATGGGATTAGTGAAAGAAGAGCAATATCAAGAGTATTTAATCAAAAAGGCAACAATTGAAAAAGAAATTGCTTTTTTACAAACAACTAGAATTAAACCAACAGATGATGTTCAACAATTCTTAACGGAAAAAGGAAGTGTTCCTTTGAAAGACAGTCTACTTGCTAGTGATTTCTTAAAACGACCAGAAATAAATTTCCACGATCTTCAACAATTTATTCCAAATAGTGATCAAACTTTAAATGATAAAGTTATTGAACAAGTGGAAATCCAAATCAAATATGAGGGCTATATTAAAAAGGCAGTTGAAAAGGTCGATAAATTAAAACGAATGGAAGCAAAGCGAATTCCAGAAAATATTGATTACTATGCTATTAATGGGCTAGCAACAGAAGCTAAGCAAAAACTACAAAAAATTCAACCTGAAACTATGGCACAAGCTAGCCGAATCAGTGGCGTTAACCCAGCAGACCTAAGTATTTTAATGGTTTATATCGAACAAGGAAAAATTGCGAAAGTAAAATCATAA